From the genome of Acinetobacter chinensis:
CCGGTGACGCAATAGGTCCTCGTTGAGCGTCAGAAAGATGTGCAGCAGCTGATCGTCGATCCGCCTTACCCCGTCGAGTATCTCAGTCAGATAGTCCGGGTGCACGAGCGTCATTGGGATGATGATGTCCTGCGAGTAATTCCTTCGAATCTCCCTGACCGCCGCGATCGTAAGTCCCCTCCACAAGGGGAGATCCTGATAGTCTCCGCTCGCTGGCATGGGGACCGTTTCTTTCACCACGAACCCGATTTCCTCGGGGTCAAAGATCAGCGATTTGGAACGCCGATCGCGCAGCCGCTTAGCGAGCGTCGTCTTTCCGGCGCCGAAAGGTCCGTTGATCCAGATTATCATTGTCGACGGCCTCTAACCTGAAGGCTCGCAAGAGCGCTCGACGGCCTCGTGCGGAGGCACGATCGGAGTGGTTCCGAAATGCTTCTCAAGATAGGTGACGCCGAACGTCACGATGTCCTGCGCGTCGAACAGGTAGCACTGAGCAAAGCCCACGACACCTTCTCGATGGCGACCGAGCTTCACGTAAGCATTTGCTATAGTTTCAACCGCATCCGGCTTTCCTTCGATAGCAAAGCAATCGAGAATGCCGTTTGAATCGTAATCCGATGCCGTTTTCCAGGCGACTTCACCGTCTCTTCCAAGCATCGGCATCTCATACGTCACCCACCGTTTGTTGGGGATATCGGCAACCGCCTCGGCGTAGTGCAATGCGGTAACGGAGTTTAGCGGCGCACCCAACAGCAGGGCCTTCCCGCCAAGGCGAACGAACCGCTCGACGGGCGATCCTTCCCCCAAGGCGTGACCGAGTTCGTGAGGCTCCGTCAGCGTTTCAGCCAGCGGACCAACCGCGACCATCGATGCATCGGGGTGCGCGCTGCGCCGCGCGCCGGGGGCTTGAACCAGAAATTGATTCAGCAGGCCGAACCCACGGTAAGTCCCGGCTGTTGCGGGATCGAACGGCAGCCAGGTACGGCGGGCTTCGTCATCCAGCCGAGCGCCATTCAGAGTCTCCTCGTAGGGTGATCGGTCCCACGACGCGTATCCCATCACAGTGCCAGTCGGCCCAACCGCGGAGCGTAACGCGGCAACGACCGTCTCCGCTCCTCCTTCGACCGGACCAATCGCTTTAAGTGAGGCATGCACCATCAAGAGGTCACCGGTTTGGACTCCGAGTTTTTGAAG
Proteins encoded in this window:
- a CDS encoding AAA family ATPase codes for the protein MIIWINGPFGAGKTTLAKRLRDRRSKSLIFDPEEIGFVVKETVPMPASGDYQDLPLWRGLTIAAVREIRRNYSQDIIIPMTLVHPDYLTEILDGVRRIDDQLLHIFLTLNEDLLRHRIANQTMHPDPNRNAEIREWRLANVARCLAARERLPCTTRVLDSGAHTSDELAAMVLDGIDGRT
- the aac(3)-IId gene encoding aminoglycoside N-acetyltransferase AAC(3)-IId, which codes for MHTRKAITEALQKLGVQTGDLLMVHASLKAIGPVEGGAETVVAALRSAVGPTGTVMGYASWDRSPYEETLNGARLDDEARRTWLPFDPATAGTYRGFGLLNQFLVQAPGARRSAHPDASMVAVGPLAETLTEPHELGHALGEGSPVERFVRLGGKALLLGAPLNSVTALHYAEAVADIPNKRWVTYEMPMLGRDGEVAWKTASDYDSNGILDCFAIEGKPDAVETIANAYVKLGRHREGVVGFAQCYLFDAQDIVTFGVTYLEKHFGTTPIVPPHEAVERSCEPSG